A genomic stretch from Polaromonas hydrogenivorans includes:
- a CDS encoding helix-turn-helix domain-containing protein: MLSQHIIDQLRPYDFDRLAHKEKDGRRRLRLIALAHLKDGKSYTEVAAALRVTRHAVMRWVQWFSAGGVARLAGLPHDWSTQRLAKEQEEAFRQAVEQLQRERGGGRVRGEDIRQLLAGQFGVAYSLNGVYDLLKRLGLVWISARAVSPYADPVAQAEFKKKLRPGSRGNAAARHCA; encoded by the coding sequence ATGTTATCTCAGCACATCATTGATCAGTTGCGGCCCTATGACTTTGACCGTCTGGCCCACAAAGAAAAGGATGGGCGCCGCCGACTGCGCCTGATCGCGCTGGCGCACCTCAAGGACGGCAAGAGCTATACCGAAGTGGCGGCTGCATTGCGCGTGACCCGCCACGCCGTCATGCGCTGGGTGCAATGGTTTAGCGCCGGCGGCGTGGCCCGTCTGGCCGGTCTGCCGCATGACTGGAGCACGCAGCGCCTTGCCAAAGAGCAAGAAGAGGCATTTCGCCAGGCGGTCGAGCAACTCCAGCGCGAACGCGGCGGCGGGCGGGTGCGGGGTGAAGACATACGCCAGTTGCTGGCCGGGCAGTTTGGCGTGGCCTACAGTCTGAACGGTGTGTATGACTTGCTCAAACGCCTGGGGCTGGTATGGATTTCAGCGCGCGCCGTCAGTCCCTACGCCGATCCGGTGGCACAAGCCGAATTCAAAAAAAAACTTCGTCCAGGAAGTCGAGGCAACGCTGCCGCAAGGCATTGCGCCTGA
- the catC gene encoding muconolactone Delta-isomerase, with amino-acid sequence MLFLVRMDVNIPRDLPADEANEIKAREKAYSQDLQRDGRWKSIWRVVGEYANYSIFDVSSNDELHQLLQDLPLFPFMKIDVTPLAAHPSAIA; translated from the coding sequence ATGCTATTCCTGGTTCGTATGGATGTGAACATCCCACGCGATCTGCCCGCCGACGAGGCCAACGAGATCAAGGCTAGAGAAAAGGCCTATTCGCAAGACCTGCAGCGCGACGGCCGCTGGAAGAGCATCTGGCGCGTGGTCGGCGAATATGCCAACTACAGCATTTTCGATGTGTCGTCGAACGACGAGTTGCACCAGTTGCTGCAGGATTTGCCACTGTTCCCGTTCATGAAGATCGACGTGACACCGCTGGCAGCCCACCCCTCGGCCATTGCCTGA
- a CDS encoding alpha/beta fold hydrolase yields the protein MSQLHFVKQGQGPLVVLSHALGCDLTMWDGVAAALQDRYTVLRYDHRGHGRSAAAAGAGAGAYTIDDLANDAADLIRTQSTDPVHFVGLSLGGMTAQALGARHPQSVRSLSIANSASHYDDAARAMWQTRIDTVLAQGVAPIAEGAMQRWFTPEFRADVNGGSDRVAALRAVLEATAPAPYAAACTAVANIDLDAGNARITCPTLVIAGSRDEATPPAMSRAIAQGIAGAQLRSLDAAHLSAVEQPEAFARLLLDFWQAL from the coding sequence ATGTCGCAACTTCATTTTGTGAAACAAGGCCAAGGGCCCTTGGTGGTGCTGAGCCACGCCCTGGGTTGCGACCTGACCATGTGGGACGGCGTTGCCGCCGCGCTGCAGGATCGCTACACGGTACTGCGTTATGACCACCGAGGCCATGGCCGTTCCGCCGCTGCCGCTGGTGCTGGTGCTGGTGCTTACACCATTGACGACTTGGCCAACGACGCAGCCGACCTGATTCGGACGCAATCCACTGACCCCGTGCATTTCGTCGGCCTGTCCCTGGGCGGCATGACCGCCCAGGCGCTCGGCGCTCGCCATCCGCAATCGGTACGCAGCTTGAGCATTGCCAACTCGGCCAGCCATTACGACGATGCGGCCCGTGCCATGTGGCAAACCCGCATCGACACCGTGCTGGCCCAAGGCGTGGCGCCCATTGCCGAGGGCGCCATGCAGCGCTGGTTCACGCCGGAATTCCGCGCTGATGTCAACGGTGGCAGCGACCGCGTGGCCGCCTTGCGCGCAGTGCTTGAAGCGACTGCACCCGCGCCCTACGCCGCCGCCTGCACCGCAGTGGCAAATATCGACCTGGATGCCGGCAACGCCCGCATCACCTGCCCAACGCTGGTGATAGCCGGTAGCCGTGACGAAGCCACGCCGCCGGCCATGTCGCGGGCGATTGCCCAAGGCATTGCGGGCGCGCAGCTGCGCAGCCTGGACGCGGCGCATCTGAGCGCGGTCGAGCAGCCCGAGGCCTTTGCCCGACTGCTGCTTGATTTCTGGCAGGCCCTGTAA
- the cynR gene encoding transcriptional regulator CynR, translated as MEIRQLRYFLDIAQTEHLTQSAQNLFVTQSTLSHGLRQLEQELDVALFNRLGRGLKLSQAGAEFRVYATRALKEIEAGRMALADLSGLQSGKLTVGAFPTFLNTVVPATVASFTQSHPGVMVEVRDLRAGSIEALLLRGELDLGIAFHPTEHEEIETEPLFDERMLLVVGPLHPLAGRRSLAMKTLAGMPLALLPRSFATRRLIDASLRQADVAPTVRVEMDSVEALLGVCRHSDLASIVPERAARQAPDLHTIALTEPQMVRHAGILWRRGASRSAAARAFAALLLTPPLR; from the coding sequence ATGGAAATCCGCCAGCTCCGCTACTTTCTCGACATTGCCCAGACCGAGCACCTGACGCAATCGGCGCAGAACCTGTTCGTGACCCAGTCCACGCTGTCGCACGGCCTGCGCCAGCTGGAGCAGGAACTGGATGTGGCCCTGTTCAACCGGCTCGGGCGCGGCCTGAAGCTGTCGCAGGCCGGGGCCGAATTTCGCGTCTATGCCACCCGCGCCCTGAAAGAAATCGAGGCCGGCCGCATGGCGCTGGCCGACCTGAGCGGGCTGCAGTCCGGCAAGCTGACGGTGGGCGCCTTCCCCACCTTTTTAAACACGGTGGTGCCCGCCACCGTGGCCAGCTTCACTCAGTCGCACCCTGGCGTGATGGTCGAGGTTCGCGACTTGCGCGCCGGCTCGATCGAGGCTTTGCTGCTGCGCGGCGAACTAGACCTGGGCATTGCCTTTCACCCGACCGAACACGAGGAGATCGAGACCGAGCCGCTGTTCGACGAGCGCATGCTGCTGGTGGTCGGACCTTTGCATCCGTTGGCAGGGCGACGCAGCCTGGCCATGAAAACGCTGGCGGGCATGCCGCTGGCGCTGTTGCCGCGCAGCTTTGCCACGCGCCGGCTCATTGACGCCAGCCTGCGTCAGGCCGACGTGGCGCCGACGGTCAGGGTGGAAATGGATTCGGTGGAAGCCTTGCTGGGCGTGTGCCGCCACAGCGACCTGGCGAGCATCGTGCCCGAACGCGCTGCGCGGCAGGCGCCGGACCTGCACACCATCGCACTGACCGAGCCGCAAATGGTGCGACATGCGGGTATCTTGTGGCGGCGTGGCGCCTCGCGCAGCGCGGCAGCGCGGGCCTTTGCGGCCCTGTTGCTCACGCCCCCTCTGCGCTGA
- a CDS encoding IS630 family transposase: protein MRWHKPNSKKNFVQEVEATLPQGIAPEQVDIWFQDEMRIGQRGTQTRLWARKGTRPRVVRQQQSESAYIFGAVCPRQDSAIGLVMPQANTEAMAHHLQALSEAVPAGRHAVLVLDRAGWHTTPKLPQFPNVSLLPLPAGSPELNPAEQVWQQLRDRHLANRCYDGYEQIVDACCDAWNAFTQIPGAIRSLCSRSWAVLPSASVIS from the coding sequence ATCCGGTGGCACAAGCCGAATTCAAAAAAAAACTTCGTCCAGGAAGTCGAGGCAACGCTGCCGCAAGGCATTGCGCCTGAGCAGGTGGACATCTGGTTTCAAGATGAAATGCGCATCGGCCAGCGCGGCACGCAAACGCGCCTGTGGGCACGCAAGGGCACGCGCCCCCGGGTGGTGCGCCAGCAGCAGTCCGAATCGGCGTACATCTTTGGCGCCGTCTGTCCACGGCAGGATAGCGCCATCGGTCTGGTCATGCCGCAGGCCAATACCGAGGCGATGGCCCATCACCTGCAGGCCCTGAGCGAGGCGGTGCCTGCGGGACGCCACGCCGTGCTGGTGCTGGACCGGGCGGGATGGCATACAACGCCCAAGCTGCCGCAGTTCCCGAACGTTTCCTTGTTGCCGCTGCCCGCAGGCTCACCCGAACTCAACCCGGCCGAGCAGGTGTGGCAGCAACTGCGCGACCGGCACCTGGCCAACCGCTGCTACGACGGGTATGAGCAGATTGTGGACGCCTGCTGCGACGCCTGGAATGCCTTCACGCAAATCCCTGGCGCCATCCGCTCTTTGTGCTCCCGCAGCTGGGCAGTGCTGCCTTCGGCTTCGGTTATCTCATGA
- a CDS encoding muconate cycloisomerase family protein has protein sequence MTSRFPIERIEARILDIPTIRPHKLSFGSISRQSPVIVQLWLANGACGFGEAATIGGPSWNEESPESIQHAINAYLAPALLGQDGACFEAALSRMDSACKGNAFAKSAVEMALIDAVARSLSLPAWQLLGGKRHQSLPLAWTLASGDVARDLEEAQLRLEQKRHRIFKMKIGARSPEQDVAHVSQIARGLAGRATLTVDINQAWDGNTARRYLPQLIDAGVTLIEQPVAKWNLEALKTLSATLGDRASIMADETVCTPQDAMLLARAQACHVFSLKVAKHGGLLRTRQVAAVADAADIGWYGGTMLETSIGSAASAHVFATLGTQHHGCELFGPQLLVDDIVTERMEIRDFELQLPDGPGFGVEVDMAQLNRFDRARTGLTSVHIDLGQRAATI, from the coding sequence ATGACCAGCCGTTTTCCGATTGAGCGCATCGAAGCGCGGATTCTGGATATTCCCACCATCCGCCCGCACAAACTGTCGTTTGGCTCGATCAGCCGCCAAAGCCCTGTCATTGTGCAGCTCTGGCTGGCCAATGGCGCCTGCGGTTTCGGCGAAGCCGCCACCATTGGCGGGCCGTCTTGGAACGAAGAGTCGCCCGAAAGCATCCAGCATGCCATCAACGCCTACCTCGCGCCTGCGCTGCTGGGCCAGGACGGCGCCTGCTTCGAAGCCGCGCTGAGCCGCATGGACAGCGCCTGCAAGGGCAACGCCTTTGCCAAGAGCGCGGTGGAAATGGCGCTGATCGATGCCGTGGCGCGCTCATTGAGTCTGCCGGCCTGGCAACTGCTGGGCGGCAAGCGCCACCAGAGCCTGCCGCTGGCCTGGACGCTGGCCAGCGGCGATGTGGCGCGCGACCTCGAAGAAGCCCAGTTGCGCCTGGAGCAAAAGCGCCACCGCATCTTCAAGATGAAGATCGGCGCCCGAAGCCCGGAACAAGATGTCGCCCATGTGTCGCAAATCGCGCGCGGCCTTGCCGGCCGGGCGACGCTGACAGTCGATATCAACCAGGCCTGGGACGGCAACACCGCGCGCCGTTACCTGCCGCAGCTGATTGATGCCGGCGTCACCCTGATCGAGCAGCCCGTGGCCAAGTGGAACCTGGAAGCGCTCAAGACATTGAGCGCCACGCTGGGCGACCGTGCCAGCATCATGGCCGATGAAACCGTCTGCACGCCGCAGGACGCCATGCTGCTGGCGCGCGCCCAGGCCTGCCATGTGTTCTCGCTCAAGGTGGCCAAGCACGGCGGCCTGCTGCGCACGCGCCAGGTGGCGGCCGTGGCTGATGCGGCCGACATCGGCTGGTACGGCGGCACCATGCTGGAGACCTCCATCGGCAGCGCCGCCTCCGCCCATGTGTTCGCCACGCTGGGCACGCAGCACCACGGCTGCGAGCTGTTCGGCCCGCAGTTGCTGGTGGATGACATCGTCACCGAACGCATGGAAATCCGCGACTTTGAGCTGCAGTTGCCCGACGGCCCCGGCTTTGGCGTCGAGGTGGACATGGCCCAGCTGAACCGCTTCGACCGCGCCCGCACCGGACTGACATCAGTCCATATCGACCTCGGCCAACGTGCCGCCACTATTTAA